The following coding sequences lie in one Stigmatopora argus isolate UIUO_Sarg chromosome 5, RoL_Sarg_1.0, whole genome shotgun sequence genomic window:
- the fancc gene encoding Fanconi anemia group C protein isoform X1, with product MSDSAVQVQPTEMQLWLDKVEAWGRAEIVNNQKDACFHLTTLKDFLQRLLTHINSMSSTTEIMKKMPSLGQILGRLCWIPVVTADDTSRSLIFQCLWELHSENPANALERKANQWIQKLVCQLATEDVESQSDVLLKHLNVSPEQYHLQVLGKVVARLQENIGKNCNSLDDRNKRCSCDRIVATSEACAPLVTCREVAPLIGALLKRPFTCAQPTLSPDFLNALRAAYSSGCLLLEERTVVALWYHCLPSLEEAVLSLLESTVLSDTPLSPLQLERQLFQSLLPKACAQHCSIFLLVNDIFRAILKKQGQPRLWDLIQSFTSCFYKELTLLQTETQMPLKAFFPHSPPNLLLPLLSQPPEASREARRRHLNWLSDSLRRLTEEEEEAAGSDGLDTRTCIRNVGVVFEAWFLLVQCSQWVQEVLQVLVSTKPCECHPLLWLLTFYYHPTNMEHQRNQRLVRVQQVWQLLRLFFSPRPPHLNPEEALGSVLAFVLPSARPPSPAPLLILNLAINCAVFSNQWHTDAARAVQEVATASGLVSEASRILSSLAHRFGEASGDLSSSDPDAASVKIRRLRESLGPGPH from the exons AGTTCGACAACTGAAATTATGAAGAAGATGCCATCTCTGGGCCAAATTCTGGGTCGCTTGTGCTGGATCCCTGTGGTGACTGCTGATG atacaAGCAGATCATTAATCTTCCAGTGTCTTTGGGAGCTGCACTCTGAGAACCCAGCCAATGCTTTGGAAAGAAAGGCTAACCAGTGGATACAG AAACTTGTGTGTCAACTTGCCACAGAAGACGTAGAATCTCAATCTGATGTTTTACTCAAACATTTAAATGTGTCGCCAGAACAGTACCATCTGCAGGTCCTCGGCAAG GTGGTGGCCCGGTTGCAGGAAAACATCGGGAAAAACTGTAATTCGTTGGACGATAGGAATAAAAG GTGTTCATGTGATAGGATTGTGGCTACAAGTGAGGCCTGCGCTCCTCTAGTTACCTGCCGTGAGGTTGCTCCTCTCATTGGAGCCTTGCTGAAGCGGCCATTCACCTGTGCACAACCAACTCTTAGTCCTGACTTCCTGAATGCTCTTCGCGCTGCATATAGCAG CGGTTGCTTGTTACTGGAGGAACGCACAGTTGTGGCCCTGTGGTATCACTGCCTGCCCAGCCTGGAGGAGGCTGTGCTCAGCTTGCTGGAGTCGACTGTCCTCTCTGACACGCCACTGTCACCGCTGCAACTCGAGCGGCAACTTTTTCAGTCACTGTTG CCCAAGGCTTGCGCTCAACACTGCTCTATCTTCTTGCTGGTCAACGACATCTTCAG GGCCATACTCAAGAAACAAGGTCAGCCGCGCCTTTGGGATCTCATCCAAAGCTTTACTAGCTGCTTCTATAAGGAACTGACTCTGttacagacagagacacag ATGCCTTTGAAGGCCTTCTTCCCTCACTCCCCTCCAAATCTGCTGCTTCCGCTCCTGAGCCAGCCTCCAG AGGCGTCAAGGGAGGCACGCAGACGTCACCTGAACTGGCTCAGCGACTCATTACGGAGACTgacagaggaggaagaggaggcagCTGGCAGTGATGGCTTAGACACGCGCACTTGCAT CAGGAACGTTGGTGTAGTGTTTGAGGCTTGGTTCCTGCTGGTCCAGTGCTCCCAGTGGGTGCAAGAGGTCCTCCAGGTGCTGGTCAGCACCAAGCCCTGTGAGTGCCACCCCTTGCTGTGGCTCCTCACATTTTACTACCACCCCACTAATATGGAGCACCAAAGGAATCAGCGACTG GTGCGTGTCCAACAAGTTTGGCAGCTCCTacgtctctttttttcccctcgtcCTCCTCATCTCAATCCCGAGGAAGCGCTTGGCAGCGTGCTGGCCTTCGTCTTGCCCAGCGCTCGGCCGCCATCGCCGGCACCTTTACTGATATTAAATCTGGCAATCAACTGTGCTGTTTTCTCCAATCAATGGCACACTGACGCCGCACGGGCCGTGCAAGAG GTGGCGACGGCGTCAGGTCTGGTCAGTGAAGCGTCTCGCATTCTGAGCTCGCTGGCACATCGGTTCGGCGAGGCCAGCGGCGATCTTTCGTCCAGCGACCCCGACGCGGCCTCCGTTAAGATCCGTCGGCTTCGAGAATCTCTCGGCCCTGGACCACACTGA
- the fancc gene encoding Fanconi anemia group C protein isoform X3 encodes MVVSKLHRQAHRESKAPWTCARLCTFFNYGRYGKNHNTKISWKASSTTEIMKKMPSLGQILGRLCWIPVVTADDTSRSLIFQCLWELHSENPANALERKANQWIQKLVCQLATEDVESQSDVLLKHLNVSPEQYHLQVLGKVVARLQENIGKNCNSLDDRNKRCSCDRIVATSEACAPLVTCREVAPLIGALLKRPFTCAQPTLSPDFLNALRAAYSSGCLLLEERTVVALWYHCLPSLEEAVLSLLESTVLSDTPLSPLQLERQLFQSLLPKACAQHCSIFLLVNDIFRAILKKQGQPRLWDLIQSFTSCFYKELTLLQTETQMPLKAFFPHSPPNLLLPLLSQPPEASREARRRHLNWLSDSLRRLTEEEEEAAGSDGLDTRTCIRNVGVVFEAWFLLVQCSQWVQEVLQVLVSTKPCECHPLLWLLTFYYHPTNMEHQRNQRLVRVQQVWQLLRLFFSPRPPHLNPEEALGSVLAFVLPSARPPSPAPLLILNLAINCAVFSNQWHTDAARAVQEVATASGLVSEASRILSSLAHRFGEASGDLSSSDPDAASVKIRRLRESLGPGPH; translated from the exons ATGGTGGTTTCTAAGCTGCACAGACAAGCACATAGAGAAAGTAAAGCACCATGGACGTGTGCCAGGCTCTGTACATTCTTTAACTATGGCCGCTATGGCAAAAACCACAACACGAAAATTTCTTGGAAAGCG AGTTCGACAACTGAAATTATGAAGAAGATGCCATCTCTGGGCCAAATTCTGGGTCGCTTGTGCTGGATCCCTGTGGTGACTGCTGATG atacaAGCAGATCATTAATCTTCCAGTGTCTTTGGGAGCTGCACTCTGAGAACCCAGCCAATGCTTTGGAAAGAAAGGCTAACCAGTGGATACAG AAACTTGTGTGTCAACTTGCCACAGAAGACGTAGAATCTCAATCTGATGTTTTACTCAAACATTTAAATGTGTCGCCAGAACAGTACCATCTGCAGGTCCTCGGCAAG GTGGTGGCCCGGTTGCAGGAAAACATCGGGAAAAACTGTAATTCGTTGGACGATAGGAATAAAAG GTGTTCATGTGATAGGATTGTGGCTACAAGTGAGGCCTGCGCTCCTCTAGTTACCTGCCGTGAGGTTGCTCCTCTCATTGGAGCCTTGCTGAAGCGGCCATTCACCTGTGCACAACCAACTCTTAGTCCTGACTTCCTGAATGCTCTTCGCGCTGCATATAGCAG CGGTTGCTTGTTACTGGAGGAACGCACAGTTGTGGCCCTGTGGTATCACTGCCTGCCCAGCCTGGAGGAGGCTGTGCTCAGCTTGCTGGAGTCGACTGTCCTCTCTGACACGCCACTGTCACCGCTGCAACTCGAGCGGCAACTTTTTCAGTCACTGTTG CCCAAGGCTTGCGCTCAACACTGCTCTATCTTCTTGCTGGTCAACGACATCTTCAG GGCCATACTCAAGAAACAAGGTCAGCCGCGCCTTTGGGATCTCATCCAAAGCTTTACTAGCTGCTTCTATAAGGAACTGACTCTGttacagacagagacacag ATGCCTTTGAAGGCCTTCTTCCCTCACTCCCCTCCAAATCTGCTGCTTCCGCTCCTGAGCCAGCCTCCAG AGGCGTCAAGGGAGGCACGCAGACGTCACCTGAACTGGCTCAGCGACTCATTACGGAGACTgacagaggaggaagaggaggcagCTGGCAGTGATGGCTTAGACACGCGCACTTGCAT CAGGAACGTTGGTGTAGTGTTTGAGGCTTGGTTCCTGCTGGTCCAGTGCTCCCAGTGGGTGCAAGAGGTCCTCCAGGTGCTGGTCAGCACCAAGCCCTGTGAGTGCCACCCCTTGCTGTGGCTCCTCACATTTTACTACCACCCCACTAATATGGAGCACCAAAGGAATCAGCGACTG GTGCGTGTCCAACAAGTTTGGCAGCTCCTacgtctctttttttcccctcgtcCTCCTCATCTCAATCCCGAGGAAGCGCTTGGCAGCGTGCTGGCCTTCGTCTTGCCCAGCGCTCGGCCGCCATCGCCGGCACCTTTACTGATATTAAATCTGGCAATCAACTGTGCTGTTTTCTCCAATCAATGGCACACTGACGCCGCACGGGCCGTGCAAGAG GTGGCGACGGCGTCAGGTCTGGTCAGTGAAGCGTCTCGCATTCTGAGCTCGCTGGCACATCGGTTCGGCGAGGCCAGCGGCGATCTTTCGTCCAGCGACCCCGACGCGGCCTCCGTTAAGATCCGTCGGCTTCGAGAATCTCTCGGCCCTGGACCACACTGA
- the fancc gene encoding Fanconi anemia group C protein isoform X2, protein MSDSAVQVQPTEMQLWLDKVEAWGRAEIVNNQKDACFHLTTLKDFLQRLLTHINSMSSTTEIMKKMPSLGQILGRLCWIPVVTADDTSRSLIFQCLWELHSENPANALERKANQWIQKLVCQLATEDVESQSDVLLKHLNVSPEQYHLQVLGKVVARLQENIGKNCNSLDDRNKRCSCDRIVATSEACAPLVTCREVAPLIGALLKRPFTCAQPTLSPDFLNALRAAYSSGCLLLEERTVVALWYHCLPSLEEAVLSLLESTVLSDTPLSPLQLERQLFQSLLPKACAQHCSIFLLVNDIFRAILKKQGQPRLWDLIQSFTSCFYKELTLLQTETQMPLKAFFPHSPPNLLLPLLSQPPEASREARRRHLNWLSDSLRRLTEEEEEAAGSDGLDTRTCMNVGVVFEAWFLLVQCSQWVQEVLQVLVSTKPCECHPLLWLLTFYYHPTNMEHQRNQRLVRVQQVWQLLRLFFSPRPPHLNPEEALGSVLAFVLPSARPPSPAPLLILNLAINCAVFSNQWHTDAARAVQEVATASGLVSEASRILSSLAHRFGEASGDLSSSDPDAASVKIRRLRESLGPGPH, encoded by the exons AGTTCGACAACTGAAATTATGAAGAAGATGCCATCTCTGGGCCAAATTCTGGGTCGCTTGTGCTGGATCCCTGTGGTGACTGCTGATG atacaAGCAGATCATTAATCTTCCAGTGTCTTTGGGAGCTGCACTCTGAGAACCCAGCCAATGCTTTGGAAAGAAAGGCTAACCAGTGGATACAG AAACTTGTGTGTCAACTTGCCACAGAAGACGTAGAATCTCAATCTGATGTTTTACTCAAACATTTAAATGTGTCGCCAGAACAGTACCATCTGCAGGTCCTCGGCAAG GTGGTGGCCCGGTTGCAGGAAAACATCGGGAAAAACTGTAATTCGTTGGACGATAGGAATAAAAG GTGTTCATGTGATAGGATTGTGGCTACAAGTGAGGCCTGCGCTCCTCTAGTTACCTGCCGTGAGGTTGCTCCTCTCATTGGAGCCTTGCTGAAGCGGCCATTCACCTGTGCACAACCAACTCTTAGTCCTGACTTCCTGAATGCTCTTCGCGCTGCATATAGCAG CGGTTGCTTGTTACTGGAGGAACGCACAGTTGTGGCCCTGTGGTATCACTGCCTGCCCAGCCTGGAGGAGGCTGTGCTCAGCTTGCTGGAGTCGACTGTCCTCTCTGACACGCCACTGTCACCGCTGCAACTCGAGCGGCAACTTTTTCAGTCACTGTTG CCCAAGGCTTGCGCTCAACACTGCTCTATCTTCTTGCTGGTCAACGACATCTTCAG GGCCATACTCAAGAAACAAGGTCAGCCGCGCCTTTGGGATCTCATCCAAAGCTTTACTAGCTGCTTCTATAAGGAACTGACTCTGttacagacagagacacag ATGCCTTTGAAGGCCTTCTTCCCTCACTCCCCTCCAAATCTGCTGCTTCCGCTCCTGAGCCAGCCTCCAG AGGCGTCAAGGGAGGCACGCAGACGTCACCTGAACTGGCTCAGCGACTCATTACGGAGACTgacagaggaggaagaggaggcagCTGGCAGTGATGGCTTAGACACGCGCACTTGCAT GAACGTTGGTGTAGTGTTTGAGGCTTGGTTCCTGCTGGTCCAGTGCTCCCAGTGGGTGCAAGAGGTCCTCCAGGTGCTGGTCAGCACCAAGCCCTGTGAGTGCCACCCCTTGCTGTGGCTCCTCACATTTTACTACCACCCCACTAATATGGAGCACCAAAGGAATCAGCGACTG GTGCGTGTCCAACAAGTTTGGCAGCTCCTacgtctctttttttcccctcgtcCTCCTCATCTCAATCCCGAGGAAGCGCTTGGCAGCGTGCTGGCCTTCGTCTTGCCCAGCGCTCGGCCGCCATCGCCGGCACCTTTACTGATATTAAATCTGGCAATCAACTGTGCTGTTTTCTCCAATCAATGGCACACTGACGCCGCACGGGCCGTGCAAGAG GTGGCGACGGCGTCAGGTCTGGTCAGTGAAGCGTCTCGCATTCTGAGCTCGCTGGCACATCGGTTCGGCGAGGCCAGCGGCGATCTTTCGTCCAGCGACCCCGACGCGGCCTCCGTTAAGATCCGTCGGCTTCGAGAATCTCTCGGCCCTGGACCACACTGA